GGCAACGGAATGTTGCGGTAAACCACTCGGCCATTATGCTCGACTTGCTCCGCCTTGCCTTTTAGCAATAAAACGACTGCCCGCCGCCAACTGGTAATATTGAGCGGCTCATAAGAAGCGTTGAGCACAAGTACTTTGCCCATCGGACAAAACCGCAATTAATTGCAAATTATTAAGAATTGCAAACAAAGCTTGCGAAGCGTCGGAGCCAATTGGGACTGATAGTAGCACAACTGACTCGGGGTGTGGTTTGCTGATCCCATGGATTACCCATCGTTCTGTGGCGGCGGATTCCGGACAAAAACCGCCGATCGCGTAACGGCGGCCCGCAAACCAGGATGGCCGATCGCCACCACTGAGCGATCGCCCCGGGGACGGGGCTTGCTCTCGGGATTTCTGAGTTTGAGCTTCAGTTTGGGCTTAAGTTTGGTCTTGAGTTTGCTTTTGGGTGGTTGCGGGATGCTGCCCTGGGACGGGCCACCAACGGCCGTGGTGCAACGGGCGGTAGCGTTGCAGTTGCTGCAAACCCAGACCGATCTATTGCAAGAGTTGGGCGATTCCCCGCTGGCTGCCGGTCGTCACCTTGATCCGCAGATGTTGGCCGATCGCCCGGTGATCACCCTAGATGACTTGGCGGCGGAACCAGGATTACGAGTCGATCGCCTGCGCATCCAAACCCAACAGGCCGTGACCATCAACGACAAACCCGGTTGGCAACTGAGCGGTACTTACGATTGGAGCCAAACGGGGAGTCAAGATTTGAGCCATGCTCGGGAAAACCAGGGCGATCGATCCCCCGCCTCCCGACAACCGCAACCCAAGGATCAAAAGCACCGATCGCAGCCCTTTTCGGTCTACTTGCAACGCCAGATCCGCGGCCAAACCTGGCGACTGGCGCGGCCTGACCTGACCCAATCCACACCCGATCGGGTGGCTTGGCTCACCTACCGTCTTTAAGGGCCGTCTCTAGGGGCCATCTCTAGGGATGTTGGGCGAATCCAAGATCAGTTCAGGATCAATCCAAGATCAATCCAAAAGCAATTCAGCGTTACGACAACAGGCCATCGGGGATCGCGAAAGGGTTGCCCGTTGGCAAAGGCCCGGCCCGGCCTGAAAATAGACAAGCCGATCGCCATAGAACGCGCCTCCCGTGAACGAAATCCGCACCGTTTCAGAAACCAAACGCACCTTCTATTCGCTCCACCAACGGCCGATCAACGCGATCTACCGACGAGTGGTTGAGGAATTGATGGTGGAAATGCACCTGCTCTCCGTCAGCGTCGATTTCCGCTTCGAGTCCATCTATGCCCTCGGGGTGGTGACGGCGTTCGATCGCTTCATGGCAGGCTACCAGCCCGATCGGGACTTGGGTTCCATCTTCAACGCGCTCTGTCAGTCCGTGAGCGGCAACGTGGACGACTATCGCCACCGGGCCGATCGCCTGTTGGAAGCGGCAAAAGTTGCCAGTGCCGACGACCTGGCCGCCGCGCTCAACCGGGCCGAGGGCAGTGGCGGGGCCTTGCGCGAAGCCGCCGACGTGCTCGCCAATGGTCAACCCTTCAAATACAGCCGCCTGTTTGGGATTGGGCTATATACCCTGCTGGAGTCCACCACCTCTGACCTGGCTGGCAATGCCGAGCAGATCAAAGCGTGGATCGATCGCCTAGGGACAACCCTCAACCTCCCGATCGAGAAGCTGCAAAAGGATCTGGAACTCTATCGCGGCAACCTGGAGAAAATCGCCCAGGCTCGGATCACCTACGAAGACATGCTGGAGGCCGAACGCCGCAAGCGCGAACAACGGGCCCTGGAAAAAGCCGCCGCCGCCGAAGCCAAAGCGGCCAGCGAAGCCGCCAGTGAGTCGAATGCTGCCCCTTCGCCTGCCGACCCCAGCTAAGTTCCTCAGCATTGCCCAACTTCCCGCTCATCCAATGGAGGGGCCTAGACCACGCATGGTTTCTGGGCCCCTTCCGGGTTTTCAAGGGCCAGCCTGATGGCATCGGTTGCGAGTGACGGTTGGCAATCCAGGCGATCGGTTCAGATCGGTAAGATAAGCGATAGGTATTTTCGGCCCTGACTCCCCAATGACCCCGGACGATCGCGATCGCGTTGCGGCATTCCTGAAAAAATGGCAAGGCTCGGAAGGCAACGAACGGGCGAATTATCAATCGTTTTTTGGGGATTGGTGTCGCGCATTGGGGGTCGAAGAGCCGCCGCCGAAGGGAACGGTTCCCGGCGATCCCTACTGCTTCGATAAAGATATTAAGTTCT
This region of Limnothrix sp. FACHB-406 genomic DNA includes:
- the psb29 gene encoding photosystem II biogenesis protein Psp29: MNEIRTVSETKRTFYSLHQRPINAIYRRVVEELMVEMHLLSVSVDFRFESIYALGVVTAFDRFMAGYQPDRDLGSIFNALCQSVSGNVDDYRHRADRLLEAAKVASADDLAAALNRAEGSGGALREAADVLANGQPFKYSRLFGIGLYTLLESTTSDLAGNAEQIKAWIDRLGTTLNLPIEKLQKDLELYRGNLEKIAQARITYEDMLEAERRKREQRALEKAAAAEAKAASEAASESNAAPSPADPS